The Mustela erminea isolate mMusErm1 chromosome 6, mMusErm1.Pri, whole genome shotgun sequence genome includes a region encoding these proteins:
- the AQP6 gene encoding aquaporin-6: MLACRFWRAISRALFAEFLATGLYVFFGVGSALPWPSALPTVLQIAITFNLATAVAVQITWKTSGGHINPAVTLAFLVGSQISLPRAMAYVAAQLAGATAGAALLYGVIPGDIRETLGVNMVRSSVSTGQAVAVELVLTLQLVLCVFVCTDNRQASGSPATMMGISLALGHLIGVYFTGCSMNPARSFGPAIIVGKFEVHWIFWVGPLAGAVLASLIYNFILFPGTKTMAQRLAILMGSEEVEKVAEEEPKKRESQSSSGDTESGNMCQTV; encoded by the exons ATGTTGGCCTGCCGGTTCTGGAGAGCTATCAGCAGGGCGCTGTTTGCCGAGTTCCTGGCCACGGGGCTGTACGTGTTCTTTGGAGTGGGctcagccctgccctggccctcGGCGCTCCCCACCGTGCTGCAGATCGCCATCACCTTCAACCTGGCCACGGCTGTGGCTGTGCAGATCACCTGGAAGACCAGCGGGGGCCACATCAATCCTGCCGTGACTCTGGCCTTCCTCGTGGGCTCCCAAATCTCCTTGCCCCGTGCCATGGCCTATGTGGCTGCCCAGCTGGCAGGGGCCACTGCGGGGGCTGCTCTGCTTTATGGGGTCATCCCAGGAGACATCCGAGAAACCCTTGGGGTTAACATG gtccGGAGCAGCGTCTCGACGGGCCAGGCCGTGGCTGTGGAGCTGGTTCTGACCCTGCAGCTGGtactctgtgtttttgtttgcacCGACAACCGGCAGGCATCGGGCTCCCCGGCCACCATGATGGGGATCTCTCTGGCACTGGGGCACCTCATTGGG GTCTACTTCACAGGCTGCTCCATGAACCCGGCCCGCTCCTTCGGCCCTGCCATCATCGTTGGGAAGTTCGAGGTCCACTGG aTCTTCTGGGTGGGACCCCTGGCAGGAGCTGTCCTGGCTTCCCTGATCTACAACTTTATCCTCTTCCCTGGCACCAAGACCATGGCCCAGCGACTGGCCATCCTCATGGGTAGCGAAGAAGTGGAGAAAGTGGCAGAAGAGGAGCCCAAGAAGAGAGAATCCCAGTCCAGTTCAGGGGACACAGAATCGGGGAACATGTGTCAGACAGTATAG